From the Carassius carassius chromosome 34, fCarCar2.1, whole genome shotgun sequence genome, the window TGCCAGTGGTCGTATAGCAATCTCTCACATAGTGATGAATACACATCTTGTTTTTTGGGCAaaggtagacacacacacacacacacacacacacacacacacacacacacacatatatatatatatatatatatatatatatatatatatatatatatatatatatatatatatatatatatatatatatatatatatatatatatatatatatatatatatatatatatatatatatatatatatacataccggtatatatatatatatatatatatacataccggTATATATATTTGATAAGCGCTGGCAAGATATTACCAATTTATCATGGTTCAATAAATGAACAATCTTAAAGACATTTGCGTTTGAAACCGTCTTGATTCACAGAATAGTGTCAGAGCATCACCATGTGGTCAAAGTGACACACAACATCTGCCACGTTCCATTTTTAAAAGCATCATAAGCATTATTATATAAGCTTTATAAATAATTACTTGTCATGTTAGATGAACTGTTATCTAAAAAAGAGGGGAGGTGAGACACCGAATAGGTAccaaaccccaaactgctccccgggcactgaaGCAAAaatggatgcccactgctcagagtgtgtgtgtgtgtgtgtgtgtgtgtgtgtgtgcgcacttggatgggataaatgagacaccatacttggctacacgtcatgccattttcactttcacttaaagtGTAACAtcctttaaaaatgtcaaatgtaacaCCCAAGAAATTACATAATTTGTACATGTTCTACAGcataaaaacaagaaacatgtatTCTATCTcctttatatgtataaaaaaatgttttgactgCATTATTTAAGCTCAGCATTCAACCCTGTTactcaaacaattaaaaataaatcttttttaaatatatttttttcttaatttgtggAAAATAAGTCTGACCTAAATGTAATGGAGAAACATGTTTTTTATCTTCATAATCCTTTTTGGCCTTGCTATTCTAGGATATTTTTAAAGATCATATGTGCAGTTTGCTGGCAGTGGGGTAATTTTGgctctttattttaaaattttgtttagaATTTCACAACACATACAAACAACTTGTCATCCAACCTACCTGTGGTAATAGAGAAGGAGAAAAAAACTCtccttaatataaaaaaaaaaaaagtgctagtACCGAATCTGTTCTAAAAGTGACCGGTACCTTTTAGATAGTGCTAAAACACGAAACAGAAAGCTTTCTGACACAAGGGAAGATGCTTTTCTCCTCATCTCATGGTAGCTTGTGTTGAACGCTTCCGTATAGCATCCATATCATATGCCCAAGTCTGGTCTAGTCCTTTACCCTCAGAGACTGTGGGAGTACAGGCAGGAAATGGGAAGCGACAGGAAATTACATGACCCTCATCTGGTAACTCCATCTCCAGTTTCCTACCACAAAGCACACTGTATTGACTAAGGTAATCACTGGCAAGTCAGACAGgtggttttattcatttattttttgcattagtGGTTTGCATTAAGAAGCAGGCCTGTGTCCTTCCACATGTCACACACAATATTTTGTTTCAAATTACTTAAAACTCTACAGAGTAACCTAATCTAAAATTCATAAAATTCCAATGATCAgagaaaatcatttaaaaataaatgtctagAATGATGTAATTCATTGCACTGATTTTTAAAGATACTATCTTAATGCTCAGCTCAATATAAATGAAGAAAGGACATCTGTGCATAATTACTACTCCGGGAGCCATGAAAACATTCACATTGTTATATTTGGACAAATCAGTCTGTGAGAGGAAGTGATAAAACTGAATCATCAACACTTGgacatgtgaaataaaatatgtatgcGGTGTGTGTAATTTTTAAAAAGGTGGTTTTCTACAATGTTGTAGAACAAGTACAGTTAGGTTTGCTGAGGCCCTATGTTCTGCACATAATggctttaatgtttaatatttttttagcatCCCTACAGGGCATTTACTTAAACAGTGGAATTAGTTGGGGGCAGAGCTATTTGTTTTACTGACCAATGGAAGACAAACTGAAGTGTGTATTTCCTGGTGGCACAGGAATTACACATTTCACTTTAACACCTCTACCTTAACTTCCAAAATCCTGGTTTATAAAACTTGCAGTGCTGGATGGTATTCCCTTCCACTTTACCTTGACTCTGGCATATTCAGGTAGGATAGAATTAATTTCAAAGCCAGTGCACTGGAAACCCTCTACAGTGGCAGCAATTACCTACAAAACACATCCAGGCCAATACACTTTGAGAACCAGTGTCTGTGATATTTATGTCATTTAAAACTGGACATGAAGCAGACATCCTGTGGCTCATATTGTTTGCTTACCATgtataaaagaagaagaatattttTAACTGCAAGACCAATACCctgttcacttctcactgatgtgcgtgtgcacttggatgggttaaatgcagagcactaattccgagtatgggttactatacttggcaaaatgtcacgactttcaatTATTCTTGCAATTTATTATAGACGTAACAggagaaaacaattttttttttattcaaatttgacTTGAGAGTTAATGAGATCTATTTTTGAACACAAAAGAGGCAGCCCGAGGTAGGCTGCCCAGTGGCCATTACTTTAGTGAGAAATGACTGTTTAAATAACCCACATATTAGTCATTTCATTTTAGAAAGCCAAGCCCAAGAGCTTAGAAATTAGCTACAAATAACAGCAAAGTCatgcaaaattataaataaactgttatcaaatttgttttcttttcttttgttttacatttgtaatatttccCATACATTCTCTCCCACTCAGTTGCTACCGGTAAGCATCTTAACATGTATTGTGATGAGAAAGTAGTCTTCTCTAGAAAGCCATCAGAAGCATCTGAAACAGAAAGTGCTTAAAACACAAAACTTCATCTGATATCATCTGATTCATCATATCTATAGCACTTGGAGATAGACATGACTAtgatatgttaaataatatatacattacattattaGAATTTTTGTTAGATGTCCATGTTTTAGAAGACAAATATGTGCACGGGTTATTATGCAGAATTATTAGTAATAactgcaatatttgaaaatatgtcACATATtcagttaattattatttactgtcAATGTTAAAGACTCACCAGTCGCCCATCACCAGATCCCAGATCTGCCAGACACCCTGCTCTCCCATGCATGAGTTTCATTACATTCTGGGTCTGTGTTCTACTGGAGGGCAAATAAGGCATCTGGACAATATTAATTTCACTTACATCAGTGattaattgatttccattttcTATCTGTAAGACTATAAATCTAAACAACCACTGTATCCAGGCACATGGTAAAATGCAGAGTGTTGCCATATAAAAGGATAACCAGGGTATTGAACGAATAGATGAGCAAAGCTATAAATAGCTGCCAATATATTGTATATGACTTTCAGCTCTTGGTACCTTGAGGCATATGGGTACTTTCTGAAACCAGGAAGTGCAAATAATAACCAGAGGCCATAAACTCCCTCGAGCAAAGCATCAGATGCAGCTGTGAAAACTGAGTATGATGGGTGCGCTTACGACTTTTATGCTTATCACTGAATCCTCCATTGTACAAGTGTAATGTATATGactcaatatgaaaaataaatctgatCAATGCTGACATGCACGTCATAAGTCACATTTTATATGACTTTTTCTCCCCTCCACATGCAAGCAGGTTCAAGCAATAGACAAATGGACTACTTGGTGGAGTTCTTCTGCCACTAGAGGGCGATACGAATCCAGTGTTTTAATGGAATCaacgtttaaaatgtttttgttgttgttgttgttatttgtttgtctttgtttagttttttttttaccagaagaGATTATtatatagcacagtcataggcaGAGTATGCAAATGTTTTACCGCCTGAACGCGTAGCCTATGCCAGagttttctatttcttataaacAGCAGAGGCGCACGTGAGAGTGGGATGACCTAgctcattaatattaatttatcctAATAAAACATCCTATGGCGTGGGATTTTCTTATGAATACTAATGAGGACTTTACTTTCTATGACTGCCTATTTTGTATTTGCTCaactcatgaatattaaaaagTGTGTTGTAGTCTAATAGTAGGATTCGTACTGCAGGTCTTGCTTTAAACataaactttacatttcttttttttctaaattaatcaGCAAAAAGGAAAATGCTAATGAAGGATACAATTAGCCCATATTGTTGCTCGAATGATTGCATTTATAATACTAAAGCAAcaataaattgaattaaaataacgGAAATCCGAGATTACAATGTTATTACaatgaaaactaatatttttgaATTTCACAATATGTTCTTCGAAAGTTACCTACTGTatcattattgttttgtttacCTTCCCCCTCTTTTTTTCAATCGTTTTTGTTCATTCACATTTGATTATTCttgtttgtaatatttattgaattatttattattgtactaTTGTTTcatataataaatcataatagATCATAAtctgtttattatattttgaaatacaaaTTTGATCAGATCCACTTTTCTGTatgttgtctttgtgtgtgtgtgtgtgtgtgtgtgtgtgtgtgtgtgtgtgtgtgtgtgtgtgtgagagagagagagagagagagagcgcacgcacGCTCTGGGCGGATGTGGGATGAATGGGTGGAGAGTGCGCGTGTCTGCTGACGTCCATTGCGAGCATCACTGCATCCAACATTTATCCTTCCTTACAGCCGACGACACCTCTCCACAAcggaaaaaaaactataatttattaggACTAAATTAGAATCAAGCCCCTGTTTATTgtattggtttttatttattgtcaAAAACAATGGAGTTATACGGAAAGGTAAGTGAGAAACGGCGTTACATAGCTACTATGTTGTTTGGTCGTAACGGATCCccgcaaaaataaaaataaacggcTAATTTAGTCATACTGTAAAAAACATAAGTGTCGTTTAAATAGATTTGTCATTTGACAGCATACATAATAATGACCGGTTATGAAAGGTTTATTAAATTTATGAAACGCAACATCAGTgacgacaaaagcagtaaaagCTCATTTATTCAGGAGCTGCTAATTCAAACATTCTTGGTTATTTAAATGTAGAAATATTGTGTATATAAACCTTTTTGTTATGCTCTCATTTAACGCTCAAATGTCTCTTCATCTATGGTCCACTTCAAATATAGTTTTTGTCTATTATAAGCATTAGGTGACTGAAGactattaatgtttaatattcaGGGCTTGACTGAAAAGAGACGGACCCCTTTAACAACGCTCAGCCTTGAACAACACACAGGCTCggtctcaaaacctagtgagttgTCCTACCAAGACAACATTTTTTGAAGTATCATAGGCACCACGCGTCTTTTTTAATCGCGATTTTCCCAGCACATAAAGTTTCTAAAACGTGTTTTTTTTCATGTCACAGTTTTAACTACAGACTCAAAAATGTGCATTTGCTCAGCAAGACTCAATAGAAAGTTGTAAACAATAAAGTAAAATAGAAAATGCTtgggtatttattattttacattatttactttgttttcgaaatcagttttgttattaaaaacCGATATCACATCTGTCTCTGTCTACACCAGCTATATGTAAAAATTTAATCGAGACACTATATACACATTCATTTATAGTTCAGAACTTgtgaaaaatgcattaatattcaAACTTACAAGTTACATTTTGGTTACAAATGTTAAAGATGGGACTAAATGGGTTACATTAAAAAATGCTGTAGGACTCTCACTATAAGCTCCAATGGAGTCGTGGACAGCTCCTGGTGCTGACTTTTGTAGAGACATACAAAGCCTACTTATAAAACAAAGAGATCTGAGTTCTTAATGAAATCCAGAagacctctctctctccctccttatTTATAATTTCACGTAACTATATATGGCATcctataattatatttatacctTATTAAGAGTTTACGGAATATTGTTATACTGTAAACCTTTGATCTTTTCATTACATTGTCTCTGTGTTCTCACAGATGGCTGCTACGCAAGACAACAAACAGAAGGAGAACTCTGATCAAAACTTTGATTACATGTTCAAGTTGTTGATCATTGGGAACAGCAGTGTTGGCAAAACATCTTTCCTCTTccgctatgctgatgatactttcACATCTGCATTTGTCAGTACGGTGGGCATCGACTTTAAGGTCAAAACTGTCTATAAGAACGACAAAAGGATCAAGCTTCAGATCTGGGTAAATTCTCTCTCGTTTTAAATCGAAATGGCAATGACTGCAAAAACCACACAGACTTTAAGTCTTCTTTAACTCAACATCAATATTTCATGGTTGGTAAAGCATTGAAGGGCTGGATAATCACATATGGGTGCAGTGTAAACATCACATGGGCTGATGATTAACAGTGGCTTATGGAAAGAGAACATAAGCCATTGTCACCTTATCTAGGCCTTCAAGTCAGCACAGCAAAAATGATCTGTTCATCAGATTGTGGCACGCTTTTCTATTTTAGTCTTTCAGTGAAAGCGCTGCTACTTTTAGAGGTGACAAACCCCACTCAATCAGTTCTCAGACTCAAGCGCACTTTCATTTCACACATTTGTTGTATGGATGCTGTattgcaaattttcattttttggtgaagtatttctttaactCAGTCAACACTTGTAAATCTGACTTCATAATACATGTAGGTTTGCACTTTTTTTTAGACTACTTTATTGCATGAAATTTATTAGGACACAGCCGGGCAGGAAAGGTACAGGACTATCACCACTGCCTACTACAGAGGGGCCATGGGCTTCATCCTGATGTATGACATTACTAACGAGGAGTCTTTTGCTGCCGTACAGGACTGGTAAGTGGATTTAAAACTTACAATGTGCATTATGACAGCCAGAGCTTCTGCTTCTTTCGACAGAAGTATTCATGAGCGTTCAGAATCACCAGTGTGTGGGTTTGCAGAGGTGATCCTGGCTGCAGTTTCCGTCTGCTTCATGGCATGAGACATTCATACCTGTCCATCCTGGAGTC encodes:
- the LOC132115230 gene encoding ras-related protein Rab-3C-like translates to MELYGKMAATQDNKQKENSDQNFDYMFKLLIIGNSSVGKTSFLFRYADDTFTSAFVSTVGIDFKVKTVYKNDKRIKLQIWDTAGQERYRTITTAYYRGAMGFILMYDITNEESFAAVQDWATQIKTYSWDNAQVILAGNKSDMEEERIVSVDSGRILAEQLGFEFFETSAKDNINVKQTFECLVDIICDKMSDTLEADPAVTTGTPTTRLMDNAMPPQQSDCSC